A stretch of DNA from Xyrauchen texanus isolate HMW12.3.18 chromosome 36, RBS_HiC_50CHRs, whole genome shotgun sequence:
gaatgcaggtgtctcgaagTTCTTGTAACTTGAATCAGCGTCAGCCCTAAGGGGCCATTCATACAGGATCCATTTTTGTGTTCGTCTGTGCTGCTTTTTAATTGTTTGTCTATTTAAATATTAGCTTCACTTTGGTCATTGAACGTTTTACCGCATCTTGCTGTTTTATTTATCGTCTTGCATAGGTAGGAGTGCCACATTTTTAAGACACCTTGTTAACTTAAAAACGGGTCCTAAGACACCTGTATTCTGTTCCATTTGTTTCCGCTGCATCTAGTTTGTTTTTAGTGCAATAACGAGTTCAGACTGAACGGACCCTTATGCTTCTGCTATCTCTCTGGTTCTTTCCCCTTTCGTCTTGTTCTCTCTGTGGTGCGTTCAGTATGACTCTCTCCCCCCCTGCTACATTGCGCACTATGGCTCCTCTTGGTGGCGCCGAGGATGGGTTTAACCTCTTCAGCGCCCGTGGTGTCCTTTCTTTCATCCAGTCAACCACACACCGGGCCTACCAGCAGGTCTTGGAGGTCCTGGATGAGAACCAGTGCAGGTGACCTTTGACATCAGACTTCTCAATTAGTTGTGGCTTCAGCGAGTAACCAGTCGACAAATACATGAGTTAGATTAGGCAAAGAACAAAGTCCTCGCCTTGCTTCATGTGTCATTTTGATAACTGATTGATTTAGTGAGAAAATACACCAAGCATATTTGCAATGATAGACAAACACTTGTAATGGGGGTTTATATATAATATTCTCTTAAAACCACAGTGAGATCCAGTTTGTAATTAGTCTAAATCAGTTAATTGAAGGATtcaaccacaaaaacaaaaaactacatgCTTTGTTTGTTGTGTAGTTTGTTGGATGACTTTCTGTATTGTTTGCTGTTGAGTGTGGACTTCTGTAAGCTCCATTTCTTTGtcaacatgttttaaatgttatgttttgtatGGGTTGCATGCACAAGATTTGGTTTCATGTTTGAATCTCGttttcatttcaatttcattttccATGTTTGTGGCAttactatattatttttaattgcgGTTTCCATGGATATCTGCGCAGATGGTATCCATAAGCTCATATCAAGTGCCCCCGACCCGCTTGGCTTCTCATTAGTTGCTTTTTCAGAGTGGCATTAACTTTAGCTCCACTTACAAACACTAAACTCAACTGTAGGTTAATCTAGAACCATCCTAAAGATAGTCTCTGCTCTATTTTCTTTTGGAAAATTAGGAAATTATGATTTTCAGGTGTTTGTGACCATTTATACAGTTTGCTGGTTTGCCAGGAAATCAGAATTTCTTTTGGAAAGTTTATTTACTGTAAGTAAAAACATTGACAGGGTCCAGACAAAGAGTATCTGCTGTGTGTACATTTTAAACACATCATGCATTATTAaagttgtctgtctgtctatgtattttctcctttccctctcttACTTCCTCCATATCTGCTTCTCAGCAAGCCATCTCTAAGAGGGGGTTCAACTCTCTCTAACCCCCAGCATGACAACAGGTAACTCCTATCTCTCTTCCCCCATCGTCCGTTTTTTTTCTCttgctttgtttttctttcacTTTGTTTTTCTCTCGTTCCTCTCATTAAACTCTGTTTTATTAAATGAAATGCTGTGATGTTTCTGAGAGGTATGCACTGGCCACACTGGACTCTACTCTAGAGGGAGGGGTAGATGACATGGCTGTTGTGGACGCCACTTCTTTACGCAGACAGGTATGATTCTGCTCAGGGTGGGGCAAAAATAAAAGGATTTTCCTATTAAtcttgatcttcatttgaatgatcccaAATTTGATTCAAAATAAGATTGAGGTGCTCATCGATCATGATTGACCAGCCGATCACAAGAACCGGTTGATCTCATCAGTAGGCCAAAAGGAAAAGATTGTTGAGAGAAACTACccaaataatgagaattttaaagATCACTTTTATTTCCTCATTTCAGTATATTTAAGGTTATTTAATGCACTTATTTATGCATTATAATCTTACAGTGAATACCAGTAATTGAAGtagttttatgttacattgcaCTACTTTTTTTTCAATTTCTAAATGCTAATTCAAATttatactgctgttaaaaacttaaCGCActcttttcttaatttttattttgtttttatttgatctattgcttgtaatttgtttatttgttcttaCTTGTTCTTAATCTGTTCATTACTGACTAATTACTTTAGAACTTGAAACAATGTATTAAGAGTTTTTAAATtgcttttatatgtaagcaaaattagcattataactgaaatataccaaaataaatctgaatcaaatcaaatattatCGGAATCGAATCacatcaggaaatctgtatctaTACCCAGCACTAATTCTGCTGTTGTGATGTTAATATTGAATAATATGCAAAGGAATTATTGAATGGCCAATAAAACGAATAAGTGAAAAAccgaaggaagaaaggaagatgaGTTGCgtgaataaatacattaatataagtTGCATTATTGAATATGAGTTGCATGCATAAATGAATGATTATGAGTTGgttgaatgaatggatgaatgaatgaatgagtgaatgaatgaatgtgagTTGAATGAAGGGAATGAATGTGAGTTGAACGAATAAATGAATGAGTGAGTTGAATGAAATGATGAATTGCATGAATGAATAAATATGAGTTACattaatgaatggatggatgagtttTATGAATGGATGagttgtatgaatgaatgaatatgagtTACatgaatgtaaaagttaattaatATGAATTGAATGACTGAATGTGAGTTTAATAAATGGATGAATGCATATGAGTTGCATGAATTAATAAATGTACGAGTTGAATGAAAGGATGAATTGCATGAATGAATTTGAgttgcatgaatgaatgaatgaatatgagttgcatgaatgaatgaatattagtagcatgaatgaatggatgagttgcatgaatgaatgaatggatgagttgcatgaatgaatgaatgaatggatgagttgcatgaatgaatggatgagttggatgaatgaatgaatgggtgagttggatgaatggatgagttgcatgaatgaatgaatgaatggatgagttgcatgaatgaatgaatatgagtTTAAGAATGTATGaatatgagttgcgtgaatgaatgaatgcatgaatatGAGTTACATGAGTGTAAGAGTGAATTAATGtgttgaatgaatgaatatgagttgcatgaatgaataaattaatgaatatcaGTTGAATGAAAGGATGAATTGCATGAATAAAGGAATGAATATGAGTTGCATGCATGGATGAGTtgtatgaataaatgaatatgagTTACATGAATGTAAGAGTTAATTAATTTGAGTTGCATGAATGAATATGAGTTGAATGAATTAATGAGTGGATGAGTTGTATgaatgtaaaagtaaataaatatttgttgcaagaattaatgcaaatgaagaatttataatatatatatatatatattattatttattttaattaatctgTGTAGATCTGGGTTTGATGGAGGGTGTCAATTATTTAATCAGTTTTCTGTCTTTACAGATTGTCAAGCTGAACCGCCGTTTGCAGCTCTTGGAAGAGGAGAACAAAGAGAGAGCCAAACGAGAAATGATCATGTATTCAGTCACTGTAGCTTTCTGGCTTATTAACAGCTGGGTTTGGTTGCGTCGCTAAAACAACAGAGACTCCGCTATGTGGGAAGGGCAAGCCAGAACCACACCCCCTCTATTCTATGTGTCAAACTTTAGCCATATATTCTCATGGCGAACagattttgttttcttcacaGCAAGAGCCGTAAAGTCAGGGATAGCTGTTCCTTTTGGGTTagtctgtctgtttttatttcaatataatgtatgtaaatttatttttttattagtacAATTGCTTTTTTctggttttcaaatgtttttaaggACTTTAAGTAAAGCCAAGCATGACCCAGATGTATATATTTTTCCTCACGTGTCTTTCAGCTGTGGCTGTGATCACCGGTTTTTCCATAGGTTatacatttgtataataatttgtcATCTTTTACAAAGACCAATGAAGCGGGGTGCACTAAAATATCCTAGACAAAGGAAATGTTATAATATTCAATTATACTATTCACAGACTGCTGTGACATATGGGAACATTATGTATAGCCTGAAGAGATCCATTGGTGTTCATATATTTTAGTAGCAATGTTCAATTTCATTGACATTCAAACCATACATAACTGTGTGTAATTTAATTATGTTCATCATCTAAGGAAAACATTTCAACACTTGAATATGTTAACTGTTAGCTATGATATTTCTGCTACAACCCTTCCAATGTTTGTTTAGGATATTACGGAAATTATACAGCTTCAGACCGTACAGTTTCCCTCTCACAAAGTCATACAAATTATATTGCAaaggctttatttgaataaatgaaaacaaaagtgaACTGTATACTGTCCAGcctgctttttcttttttgatatCACTACGTTTAACTTGATTTCCAAGGTTTaagcacagttttacctcaagaaTGAGAGGTTTAAAGCTAAAGGCTATGGTAATATCAGGGTATTCGATAAGTACTATTTGAAATCCATGGAATAAGAATTGGTACCATGCTGTATAAGTaaaatggtattaccatctgataccatcacaatCCCATGTATTCTATATACTTTTGGGCTTTAAAGccacaatacatttttgtaaggttaTAATGTCCAATGAATAACgtcatctgtgtgtttgtgctcaaTATTGAAGTCGTTTTTTATCATatatctccacttttactttcaaaatgtgaaagtggaggtaaatatttcacacctacacttatcatattgcttcagaagacatggatttaactgctggagtcgtatggattattttaatgttgcctttatgtgaattttggagcttcaaaagtctggtcaccattcacttgcattatcaggacaaacagagctgagatattcttctaaaaatatttgtttgtgttcagcagaagaaagaaagtcatacacacatcagggatggcatgagagtgagtaaatgataacagaattttcattttagggtgaactatccctttaagagagacTTCTTACACGGCCAAATATAGATGTAATTTGTTCATCCGTACACTTGGTGGCGGTGTGTGTTTTTCTCCTCTAGTTGTCTGTCAACACGGGCATTTGAGAGCTGTCATGGCGGCGTGCTGGGCGCTCATGAACCGTAGTGTGTTAACTCTGCGTTATCATCATGTGTGCAGAGGAGTGTTGCTTACACAAATCAGAGAGAAGAAAAGGTGGATGAAAGCATACACACTTATTatggagaggaagagaaagatgGAGGGAACTCCGCCTCCAACGCCACGGTCAGTCAAACAGCTCAAGGCCACTCATGATATTCAATGGCTGTCTCAGGACTTAGTGAGTTTCATACCTAGACTGCATTTTTAAGCATTAAATAATATATAGCCTAGGCcacatgtatataaacacaataaacatgatcTTAATTTGTTATGATGGCCAATAATGTTGCCTAGTTAGCGCAATTGCAATTTATGCATACCATCCcgtaaaaaaaatcacttacaataCATATAATATGCTTTAAGCTGCTGTACCAAATCTGTCTTCTCCcaatcctatctatctatctctctctctctgtctgtgtgtgtattttatctctttattattctgtttctctctcacacacacacacacacacacacacatatatatatatatatatatatatatatatatatatatatatatatatatatatatatatatatataatccaccCACCctgcactcactctctctctctctctctgtctgtattttagctatttattattttcttattctgtttctctctctctgtctcacatatatctatctatcttctataattttctcttattctttttctttctttatcgGTTTATGTATCTATATTTTatgctgtatatacagtatattattttctttctttcctcttaTCTattattctctctttcttttgcctctttctttcttattaattacttattttatttacctctGAAATTTttctcaaattagcaaataattaTGTCAAGGTTTTCTCCTTTAGGAATTATACATGTTGATGCTTTGTAAAgataacaatcataaataatattcattTATAAGGTAgatcattatttttacatatttgaattgagtacaaatgtagaatttgctTAATGTTTTCCAAGTTCATACTTTAATTATTCAATGTATATAGTAAAGTACATAATATTTCCtcctatttacttcaccacaaaatctttttctttttctttttcctcaGTGTATCATTTGACGACTAATAGGTCTTATGTACatgttaaaaagtaattttctcaAAATGATGCAAACCTAAGTAAAGACATTAGCAACAATTACCAGTAAATCCAAATATGTATCCAAGAAACATATCTCTATACTGTATAGCTTGTAAAGCTAAATTTTtattatcttttttgttttgaaCCAATCTATTGTCTTCGCATCAGATCTCAACAGCCAAATTTTGACTACCATGCTGAGGTTGAGGCATTTGGTGCCAGACTGCAAGAGAGCTTTTCTCTGGAGCTTCTGAAGACAGCGTTTGTGAACTCGTGTTATCTGCGCTCGGAGGACGAGAGGAGACGGGTGTTGGGGCTCGGCACAGAGACGACTGCACTCAACCTGAAAGACAATGGCGAGCTGCGGGCACATGGTCAACAGTTTACACAGGTGCATACTGCTGGTCAATCGTGGGTTGATGTGCTTGTAAAACATATACAGGATTCATGTTTTTCacagttattttaattaaataatgtgcATTTGCATGATACATCAAAGAGTTAACATGTGCTATTATTTTCATTATACAGATTTAATTATTTGtctgtaaaaattaaatattattttactgaGCACAGGGTTTCCTTGGTGACTGGTGCAGGGGTAACTATCCCAGTTTACCTGAGGAAGGCGTAGCAGCTATTGTAGGTCATCTGACAGGGTCAGAGGTTATGTGTCACGTTGCGCAGAACCTTGCAGTGGAGGAATTGACGATGAGTGCAGAGTTTCCTGTTCCTGGTGTCATCCTGCAGGGAACGTTCTTTGCTGTGATTGGTGCTTTGGAACAGAGCAGTGGCCCTGTCAGAGCAGGGCTTTTCATCAGGGTAAGACGGGTGTCCCATTAAAGTAAACTATTAATGGTAATAGTTGATATAAGACTGATGACAGTCTTGTATCATGTAAATATCTATTGCGCTATGTCCCTTAAtccttgttttttcttttttgtgggtGTATGTTTTTGCAGGATTTCCTGGTGACACATCTGATAGGGAAAGATTTGTTTGACATGTGGAAAGTGGTTGATCCCATGGGACTGCTGGTGCAAGAGTTGACCCGTAAAGGTATGGCTCTACCCGAGCCTCGCCTTATCCGGTCTGCTGGTGCCAGTACCGTCCTACCACTGTATTTCGTGGGGCTTTACAGGTACGACGCCAGTGCTGGAATATTATATTAGGCCCATAATTGACACATTTCACTGTATGTTGCCTATTTTACAAATGTGgttacagaatacatttttatgaactgTTGTGTTACTACATGTTACTTAAAgtc
This window harbors:
- the mrpl44 gene encoding 39S ribosomal protein L44, mitochondrial, which encodes MAACWALMNRSVLTLRYHHVCRGVLLTQIREKKRWMKAYTLIMERKRKMEGTPPPTPRSQQPNFDYHAEVEAFGARLQESFSLELLKTAFVNSCYLRSEDERRRVLGLGTETTALNLKDNGELRAHGQQFTQGFLGDWCRGNYPSLPEEGVAAIVGHLTGSEVMCHVAQNLAVEELTMSAEFPVPGVILQGTFFAVIGALEQSSGPVRAGLFIRDFLVTHLIGKDLFDMWKVVDPMGLLVQELTRKGMALPEPRLIRSAGASTVLPLYFVGLYSDRKLLAQGPGETVLAAEEEAARVALRNLYGYTENRRPWDFTTPSEQLQNPSTQVLTSG